From a single Bacteroidota bacterium genomic region:
- the dnaJ gene encoding molecular chaperone DnaJ, translated as MSKRDYYEVLGVAKGASEAEIKKAYRQMALKFHPDKNPGDKAAEDKFKEAAEAYEVLSNPEKKSRYDQFGHNGVGGAAGFGGGQSMNMEDIFSQFGDIFGGGNPFESFFGGGGGGGRGGRRTVNRGTNLRIKVKLTLEEIAKGTEKKIKVNKQISCQTCGGSGAQAGTGAFSTCNTCKGSGQIRRVTNSFLGQMQTITTCPTCNGEGQTITNKCKACTGSGLQQGEEIISINIPPGVAEGMQLTVSGKGNAAERGGIPGDLLIVVEEIPHPQLQRDGDHLIFDLYISFADAALGVAIEVPTLEGKAKIKIEPGTQGGKVLRLKGKGVPALNSYTRGDLLVNINVWTPQQLSTEEKKTMEKLRESENFKPKPGKGDKSFFERMKEYFN; from the coding sequence ATGTCAAAAAGAGATTACTACGAAGTACTAGGAGTTGCGAAAGGCGCATCAGAAGCAGAGATAAAAAAAGCCTACCGACAAATGGCGCTGAAATTTCACCCCGATAAAAATCCGGGTGATAAAGCGGCCGAAGATAAATTCAAAGAAGCTGCAGAGGCCTATGAGGTCCTGAGCAACCCTGAAAAGAAAAGCAGGTACGATCAGTTTGGCCACAATGGCGTTGGCGGTGCTGCAGGATTTGGTGGCGGACAGAGCATGAACATGGAGGATATTTTCAGCCAGTTCGGTGATATTTTTGGAGGAGGAAATCCATTTGAAAGTTTCTTTGGCGGAGGCGGCGGAGGAGGTCGAGGCGGAAGAAGAACTGTTAACAGAGGAACGAATCTTCGCATAAAAGTTAAGCTCACCCTTGAAGAAATTGCTAAAGGGACTGAGAAAAAAATAAAGGTCAACAAACAAATCAGCTGCCAGACCTGTGGTGGTTCCGGAGCACAGGCCGGAACAGGTGCTTTTTCTACCTGCAATACGTGTAAAGGGAGCGGTCAAATCCGTCGTGTGACGAATAGCTTCCTTGGACAAATGCAAACGATCACTACTTGTCCAACCTGTAACGGAGAAGGCCAAACGATCACCAATAAATGCAAGGCGTGTACCGGTTCCGGCTTGCAGCAAGGGGAGGAAATTATCAGCATCAACATTCCACCCGGAGTAGCGGAAGGCATGCAACTCACCGTGAGCGGCAAAGGAAATGCAGCAGAACGTGGTGGCATTCCCGGTGACTTGTTGATTGTGGTGGAAGAGATACCACATCCTCAATTGCAACGAGACGGCGACCATCTCATCTTTGACCTCTACATCAGTTTTGCTGATGCTGCTTTGGGTGTTGCTATAGAAGTACCAACGCTGGAAGGAAAAGCAAAAATTAAAATCGAGCCGGGTACTCAAGGCGGAAAAGTTCTTCGTCTGAAAGGCAAGGGTGTTCCTGCACTGAATTCCTATACAAGAGGAGATTTACTCGTCAACATCAATGTTTGGACACCTCAGCAACTCAGCACGGAAGAAAAGAAAACGATGGAAAAACTTCGTGAATCAGAGAACTTCAAACCCAAGCCGGGAAAGGGAGATAAGAGTTTTTTCGAGCGGATGAAAGAATATTTTAATTGA
- a CDS encoding GNAT family N-acetyltransferase — MQMLFEPQLLPFPVMETPRLLLRRMKVEDAEEVFFLRSNPEVNKYSLRPLATEIKQAEEFIQLVESLLISNEGITWVMALKDAPERMIGNLGIWRFIKEHYRGELGYVLHPQYQGKGYMQEAFNEVIKYGFETLGLHSLEANVDPSNLPSIKLLERNNFIREAYFRENYFANGTFHDTAVYTRLANKFRSDIS; from the coding sequence ATGCAAATGCTATTTGAGCCGCAACTTCTTCCTTTTCCGGTAATGGAAACACCTCGCCTGCTATTACGGAGGATGAAAGTTGAAGATGCAGAAGAAGTTTTTTTTCTTCGTTCAAATCCTGAAGTCAACAAGTATTCATTGCGCCCTCTCGCCACTGAAATAAAACAGGCAGAGGAATTCATACAGCTCGTTGAAAGTTTACTGATCAGCAATGAAGGAATCACCTGGGTGATGGCATTGAAGGACGCTCCGGAAAGGATGATCGGGAATCTGGGCATCTGGCGATTTATAAAGGAACATTACCGCGGTGAATTGGGGTATGTATTACATCCGCAGTATCAGGGAAAAGGATACATGCAGGAAGCATTTAACGAAGTCATTAAATATGGCTTTGAAACGTTAGGACTGCATTCATTAGAAGCGAATGTAGACCCGTCGAACCTCCCCTCCATCAAATTACTGGAGCGCAATAATTTCATTCGTGAAGCCTATTTCCGGGAAAATTATTTTGCCAATGGCACCTTTCACGATACAGCGGTGTATACGCGATTGGCAAATAAGTTTAGAAGCGACATTAGCTAG
- a CDS encoding GNAT family N-acetyltransferase produces MKFENFTEGDLQQLKPLEPEGWGDLIPRFRLLLENAGCFTFKLIVNKTIAAVGATILFPESAWLACIITHPDYQRQGIGEKMTRYLIDSVDMTLRPTINLIATPMGYPLYKKIGFITDSIYDHFDVVPVYRPELADHRIRNYESKDIEEISRLDKALSGEDRSTMLLNYMTEASVFYEGDVLTGYYLPSLGEGLIFALNATAGSALMNLRTSTKRNAVIPQSNKAALNFMEAAGLRPFRISTRMYIGKKMDWDPTAMYNRIGGQLG; encoded by the coding sequence ATGAAATTCGAAAACTTCACTGAAGGCGACCTTCAGCAGCTGAAACCACTCGAGCCCGAAGGTTGGGGTGACCTGATACCGAGGTTCCGTTTGCTGCTCGAAAATGCAGGTTGTTTTACATTTAAACTCATTGTAAACAAGACCATCGCTGCTGTGGGAGCAACTATTCTGTTCCCGGAATCTGCGTGGCTGGCCTGCATCATAACACATCCTGATTACCAACGGCAAGGGATAGGAGAAAAGATGACGCGGTATTTAATTGATTCCGTCGACATGACGCTGCGACCCACGATCAACCTCATCGCCACACCCATGGGCTATCCCTTGTATAAAAAAATTGGTTTTATAACGGATAGCATATACGATCATTTTGATGTCGTCCCGGTTTATCGTCCGGAGTTGGCAGATCACCGCATCCGCAATTACGAGTCGAAAGATATAGAGGAGATTTCGCGACTGGATAAAGCCTTGTCCGGTGAGGACAGAAGCACCATGTTGTTAAACTATATGACAGAGGCTTCCGTTTTTTATGAGGGAGATGTGCTGACTGGTTACTATTTGCCATCACTGGGAGAAGGATTAATCTTCGCCCTCAATGCTACAGCAGGATCAGCACTCATGAATCTTCGTACATCCACCAAACGAAATGCTGTTATACCTCAAAGTAATAAAGCGGCACTAAATTTTATGGAAGCCGCCGGACTCCGGCCCTTTCGCATTTCAACCCGAATGTACATCGGAAAAAAAATGGATTGGGATCCGACAGCCATGTACAACAGGATAGGAGGGCAGTTGGGATGA
- a CDS encoding cytidine deaminase — MQKLTLDSHFEKYESFEELTAQDRLLVEEAKKAADDAYAPYSRFHVGAAVMLENGVIVRGSNQENAAYPSGLCAERVALFAAGAQHPGNKIIAIAITAYPEGKKLPVVPISPCGDCRQVMAEYELRYAHKIRLIMEGGKGTYIVSDCVAQLLPFLFSGDVLK, encoded by the coding sequence ATGCAAAAACTCACCCTCGACAGTCATTTTGAAAAATACGAATCATTTGAAGAGTTAACAGCACAAGATCGTTTGCTTGTAGAGGAAGCGAAGAAGGCGGCCGATGATGCCTATGCGCCTTATTCCCGATTTCATGTGGGTGCTGCTGTGATGCTGGAAAATGGGGTAATTGTGCGGGGGAGTAATCAGGAAAATGCAGCCTATCCTTCCGGACTCTGCGCTGAGCGTGTAGCCTTGTTTGCTGCAGGAGCACAACATCCCGGAAATAAAATCATCGCCATCGCCATTACCGCCTATCCCGAAGGAAAAAAGCTTCCTGTCGTTCCAATTAGCCCTTGTGGAGATTGCCGGCAGGTAATGGCCGAATATGAATTGCGTTATGCACATAAAATCCGGCTGATCATGGAGGGGGGCAAAGGAACATATATCGTTTCCGATTGTGTGGCTCAGTTGCTGCCGTTTTTGTTCAGCGGAGATGTCCTCAAATAG
- the pdhA gene encoding pyruvate dehydrogenase (acetyl-transferring) E1 component subunit alpha, which yields METATKTKKTKPKYSAEQYLKWYEDMQLMRRFEERAGQLYGMQKIKGFCHLYIGQEAVVAGAMSVLKPEDAMITAYRDHAHALGKGISAREVMAELFGKITGCSKGKGGSMHMFSKEKRFFGGHGIVGAQIPLGAGIAFAEKYNKTGNLCVCYFGDGAVRQGALHEAFNMAMLWELPVIFIVENNAYAMGTSVERTSNVHDLHKIGLAYDMPSYSVDGMSVEAVHEAMEMAANHARTKGPIYLEIKTYRFRGHSMSDPAKYRTKEEVESYKAQDPVEIVKQILIANKMSTEEEIEKINERINEVVEDSVRFAEESPYPDVSELFKDVYTQGDYPYITD from the coding sequence ATGGAAACAGCCACCAAGACGAAAAAGACTAAACCTAAATACAGCGCTGAGCAATACCTGAAGTGGTATGAGGACATGCAATTGATGCGGCGGTTTGAAGAGAGGGCCGGTCAATTGTACGGCATGCAAAAGATCAAGGGTTTTTGCCATTTATACATCGGCCAGGAAGCCGTTGTGGCAGGAGCCATGAGTGTATTGAAACCGGAAGACGCGATGATTACTGCTTATCGTGATCATGCACATGCATTGGGAAAAGGGATCAGCGCCCGCGAAGTGATGGCGGAACTATTTGGAAAAATCACAGGCTGCTCAAAAGGCAAGGGTGGTTCTATGCATATGTTCTCTAAAGAGAAACGCTTCTTTGGCGGTCACGGCATTGTGGGTGCACAGATTCCACTGGGAGCGGGCATTGCCTTTGCCGAAAAATACAACAAGACCGGAAATCTATGTGTCTGCTATTTCGGAGATGGCGCGGTTCGTCAGGGTGCATTACATGAAGCTTTCAACATGGCGATGCTATGGGAATTGCCTGTCATATTCATTGTGGAGAACAATGCTTATGCCATGGGAACTTCTGTTGAACGTACTTCTAATGTTCATGATTTACATAAAATTGGTTTAGCGTACGATATGCCCAGCTATTCCGTAGATGGGATGAGTGTAGAAGCAGTACACGAGGCGATGGAGATGGCGGCGAACCATGCCCGCACCAAGGGACCCATTTATTTAGAAATTAAAACGTATCGCTTCCGTGGACATTCCATGAGCGACCCGGCAAAATACCGTACCAAGGAAGAAGTAGAAAGTTACAAAGCACAGGATCCGGTAGAAATTGTAAAGCAGATTTTGATTGCGAATAAAATGTCGACAGAGGAGGAAATTGAAAAGATCAATGAGCGTATCAACGAAGTGGTGGAAGACAGTGTCCGGTTTGCGGAGGAGTCTCCTTATCCGGATGTGAGTGAGTTGTTTAAAGATGTTTATACGCAAGGAGATTATCCTTATATTACAGATTAA
- a CDS encoding pyruvate dehydrogenase complex dihydrolipoamide acetyltransferase, protein MAEIVRMPKMSDTMTEGVVVKWHKKVGDTIKNGDLVAEIETDKATMEFESYQAGTLLYIGIEEGKAAPVDSILAILGKAGEDYKELLAKEEAATASAKSVVAPEAKKAPVEKAEPAVVASAGAVPSSAPVTPPAPSIAAPKVKEMMSTMNGDQRLKVSPLAKRLANEKGIDLGMLKGSGEHGRIVKRDIDWFKPGTFVSSSPLATNAVTKESFEEVTVSQMRKTIARRLSESKFSAPHFYLTMDIDMDEVVRARESVNQVTEVKISFNDFVVKAAASALRQHPAVNASWLGDRIRYNHHINIGIAVAVDEGLLVPVVRFADSKTLSQIAVEVKEYAKKAKEKKLQPQDWEGNTFTISNLGMFNIEEFTAIINPPDACILAVGAIKQIPVVKNGTIQPGNVMKVTLSCDHRAVDGVVGSKFLNTFKALLENPVVLLGQGNI, encoded by the coding sequence ATGGCAGAGATAGTCAGGATGCCCAAGATGTCAGATACCATGACGGAAGGCGTAGTAGTGAAATGGCATAAGAAAGTAGGAGACACTATAAAAAACGGTGACCTGGTTGCAGAAATTGAGACCGACAAAGCCACGATGGAATTTGAATCGTATCAGGCGGGCACTTTACTTTATATTGGCATTGAAGAAGGGAAAGCTGCACCGGTTGACAGCATCTTAGCCATTTTAGGAAAAGCCGGTGAGGATTATAAAGAATTACTTGCAAAGGAAGAAGCTGCCACTGCCAGTGCAAAATCTGTGGTTGCACCGGAAGCGAAGAAAGCTCCGGTTGAAAAAGCCGAACCTGCTGTTGTTGCCTCTGCGGGAGCGGTTCCTTCCTCTGCTCCTGTTACCCCTCCTGCCCCATCGATCGCTGCACCAAAAGTGAAGGAGATGATGAGCACCATGAATGGCGATCAACGTTTGAAGGTTTCTCCGCTGGCCAAACGGTTGGCGAATGAAAAAGGCATTGATCTCGGCATGCTGAAAGGTTCCGGCGAACACGGAAGAATAGTGAAACGTGATATCGACTGGTTTAAGCCGGGCACTTTCGTATCCTCGTCGCCGTTAGCTACCAATGCGGTCACTAAAGAGAGTTTTGAAGAGGTGACTGTTTCCCAAATGCGTAAAACCATTGCCCGTCGCCTGAGTGAAAGTAAATTTTCAGCACCTCATTTCTACCTCACCATGGATATCGACATGGACGAAGTGGTTCGGGCCCGAGAGAGCGTGAATCAGGTCACAGAAGTCAAGATTTCATTCAATGATTTCGTTGTGAAAGCAGCGGCATCCGCACTGCGTCAGCATCCTGCCGTAAATGCGTCGTGGTTAGGCGATCGTATCCGGTATAATCATCATATCAATATTGGTATCGCAGTGGCGGTAGATGAAGGATTGCTGGTTCCTGTAGTTCGTTTCGCCGACAGCAAGACCTTGAGTCAAATTGCTGTTGAAGTGAAGGAGTATGCTAAAAAAGCCAAGGAGAAAAAATTGCAGCCGCAAGATTGGGAAGGAAATACGTTTACCATTTCTAATCTCGGCATGTTTAATATCGAAGAATTTACTGCGATTATTAATCCACCGGATGCCTGTATTTTAGCAGTAGGAGCGATTAAGCAAATTCCAGTTGTGAAAAACGGAACTATTCAACCGGGCAATGTGATGAAGGTAACATTGAGCTGTGATCACCGTGCTGTTGACGGAGTAGTTGGATCGAAATTTCTGAATACGTTTAAGGCGCTGTTGGAAAATCCGGTGGTACTGCTTGGGCAAGGAAATATTTAA
- a CDS encoding long-chain fatty acid--CoA ligase — MSVTRLFDLLNRYRELYPDKKDALAAKVNGQWLPVSAAELLLQTELVSYGFLEMGLQKGDKVATLSNNRPEWNFIDLGLMMAGGIHVPVYPTVSTDDLRFILNDAEVKYVFVSSAELWEKIAPVVQSMPGIKAMYCFDTIPGKPHWTEIVALGKAHPAPEKVKSICDTIGANDLATLLYTSGTTGFPKGVMLSHDNIISQLLAAQTLAPVDSNSRALSFLPLNHVYERVLSYLYMYLGVGIYYAESIEKVADNLKEVQPEIFGCVPRLFEKVYDRIIAKGADLTGIKKKLFFWAVDLGLKYEINSANGAFYEWQLKIARKLIFSKWQEALGGKVKAAISGGAALQPRLARIFWAADIPILEGYGLTETSPVIAVNTLKPGGLKFGTVGKTIEKVTVRIAEDGEILCKGPNVMLGYYKRPDLTAEMIDEEGWLHTGDIGEMVDGVYLKITDRKKEIFKTSGGKYIVPQIIENKLKESRFIEQVMVIGEHQRFAAALIVPGFAFVKEWCERKQIPIPATNEELIKIERVKNRIMKEVNAVNEGLGSYETIKKIELLPREWSIDRGEMTPKLSLKRKVILEANKALVDKIYAD; from the coding sequence ATGTCAGTGACCCGTCTCTTCGATTTATTAAACCGCTATCGTGAATTATATCCTGATAAAAAGGATGCACTCGCTGCTAAGGTAAACGGCCAATGGCTGCCGGTCTCCGCTGCTGAGTTGCTGCTTCAAACGGAGTTGGTGAGCTATGGTTTTCTAGAGATGGGCTTGCAAAAGGGAGATAAAGTGGCTACCCTGAGTAATAACCGACCCGAATGGAATTTCATTGATTTGGGTCTCATGATGGCCGGTGGTATTCATGTGCCGGTTTATCCAACGGTTTCCACGGATGATCTTCGGTTTATTCTCAATGATGCCGAAGTGAAATATGTCTTTGTATCAAGTGCAGAACTTTGGGAAAAGATAGCACCGGTAGTTCAGTCGATGCCTGGAATTAAGGCGATGTATTGTTTCGACACCATTCCCGGAAAACCGCATTGGACAGAAATTGTTGCATTGGGTAAAGCCCATCCTGCTCCTGAAAAAGTCAAGAGTATTTGCGATACCATTGGCGCCAATGACCTCGCCACTTTATTATATACGAGTGGAACCACCGGCTTTCCGAAAGGAGTCATGTTGTCGCATGATAACATTATCAGTCAGTTGCTGGCAGCACAAACGCTGGCCCCTGTTGACAGCAATAGCAGGGCACTGAGTTTCCTCCCCCTGAATCACGTGTATGAAAGAGTATTGAGCTATCTCTATATGTATCTGGGTGTCGGAATTTATTATGCAGAGAGTATTGAAAAAGTAGCCGATAATCTGAAAGAAGTACAGCCGGAAATTTTTGGATGTGTTCCGCGTCTCTTTGAGAAAGTCTATGACCGGATCATTGCAAAAGGTGCCGACCTCACCGGAATCAAGAAAAAGTTGTTTTTCTGGGCGGTAGATCTGGGATTAAAGTATGAAATCAATTCCGCCAATGGTGCTTTTTATGAATGGCAATTGAAGATCGCGCGAAAGCTGATTTTCAGCAAGTGGCAGGAAGCATTGGGAGGGAAAGTCAAGGCCGCCATTTCCGGTGGTGCAGCCCTTCAGCCCCGCCTTGCGAGAATTTTCTGGGCAGCGGATATTCCTATTTTGGAGGGATATGGTCTCACAGAAACCAGTCCTGTTATTGCAGTAAATACACTAAAGCCGGGAGGATTGAAATTCGGTACGGTTGGAAAAACAATAGAAAAGGTAACGGTGCGCATTGCCGAAGATGGAGAAATTCTTTGCAAAGGTCCGAACGTGATGTTGGGTTATTACAAACGCCCTGACCTCACCGCAGAGATGATCGACGAAGAGGGCTGGCTGCATACCGGTGATATCGGCGAGATGGTAGATGGAGTCTATCTCAAAATCACCGACCGTAAGAAGGAGATTTTCAAAACTTCAGGAGGAAAGTACATCGTTCCTCAAATCATCGAAAACAAACTGAAGGAGTCGCGCTTCATTGAACAAGTGATGGTGATAGGCGAGCATCAGCGGTTCGCTGCAGCGTTGATTGTTCCGGGTTTCGCTTTTGTGAAAGAATGGTGCGAAAGGAAACAAATACCAATACCGGCTACCAACGAGGAACTCATAAAAATCGAACGTGTCAAAAACAGAATCATGAAGGAAGTGAATGCGGTGAATGAAGGTTTAGGTTCCTATGAAACCATTAAAAAAATAGAACTCCTCCCCAGGGAATGGAGTATTGACAGAGGAGAGATGACGCCGAAGCTCAGCTTAAAGCGAAAAGTAATTCTGGAAGCGAATAAAGCATTGGTAGATAAAATATACGCCGATTGA
- a CDS encoding nitronate monooxygenase has protein sequence MSFNTSFTDMFQLRIPVIMAPMFLVSNEAMMKSAMQCGIMGTFPTLNYRKENELSALLKTLNLFKKEHNAPGNYGVNLIVQQTNPLYKDHLEICVKEKVPFYITSLGNPKEVIQRAHEYGGKVFCDVTNAEHAEKCASLQCDGFIAVSQGAGGHAGPYPQSVLLPFLRENYPHIPVVAAGGIATGAGILSVLALGAAGASIGTRFIASNEAAVSEAYKNAIVDSGMDDIMMTERISGTPCAIISTPYAKKIGPKQNWFERWMSNNPTTKKYFKMLVQYKGMGKFEKAVKPGNYDNLWAAGQSVELIHDIIPCENIIQRLEAELEEAMFHLMQQHIAPVQADNK, from the coding sequence ATGTCATTTAATACTTCATTTACCGACATGTTTCAATTGCGCATTCCGGTCATCATGGCGCCTATGTTCCTGGTTTCGAACGAGGCCATGATGAAGAGCGCGATGCAATGTGGAATTATGGGCACCTTCCCTACGCTCAACTATAGAAAAGAGAATGAACTGAGTGCATTGCTTAAAACCTTAAATCTTTTTAAAAAGGAACACAATGCTCCGGGAAATTATGGTGTGAACCTTATTGTTCAGCAAACAAATCCGTTATACAAAGATCACCTTGAAATTTGTGTAAAGGAAAAGGTGCCCTTCTACATTACCAGTCTGGGAAATCCAAAAGAGGTAATTCAAAGAGCACATGAATATGGAGGGAAAGTGTTTTGCGATGTCACCAATGCGGAACATGCCGAAAAATGTGCGTCGTTGCAGTGTGATGGATTTATTGCGGTGAGTCAGGGAGCGGGCGGGCATGCCGGACCTTATCCACAGTCGGTGCTGCTACCTTTTCTCCGTGAAAATTATCCGCATATTCCGGTCGTTGCGGCGGGAGGTATTGCCACAGGAGCAGGAATTCTATCTGTCTTGGCTCTTGGAGCTGCGGGTGCCAGCATCGGAACCCGATTTATTGCCTCCAATGAAGCGGCGGTCAGTGAAGCGTATAAAAATGCGATTGTGGATTCGGGAATGGATGATATCATGATGACGGAACGCATCTCCGGAACACCCTGCGCCATTATCAGCACACCCTACGCAAAAAAAATTGGCCCGAAACAAAACTGGTTCGAACGGTGGATGAGCAATAATCCAACAACAAAAAAATACTTCAAGATGCTGGTACAATACAAAGGCATGGGCAAATTTGAAAAAGCGGTTAAGCCCGGAAATTACGACAACCTTTGGGCAGCAGGACAGAGCGTAGAATTGATTCACGACATCATTCCCTGTGAAAACATCATTCAACGCCTGGAAGCAGAGTTGGAAGAAGCGATGTTTCATTTAATGCAACAACATATCGCTCCGGTTCAAGCGGACAATAAATGA
- a CDS encoding DUF4442 domain-containing protein yields MNLNSLLEKAKTSGFYKWLFNIVLWRTIPFNQPHRLKVEQVKEDTLLISIPFIRKNKNHINGVHACALATLCEYISGLSLARALPPEQYRLILKSIQMEYLYQGKMKVNAEFGIDQSELAAIKAALVTEDSIVKTYAVQVFDTNQHPICTGSITWQIKPWGKVKVQA; encoded by the coding sequence ATGAATCTAAACAGCTTACTGGAAAAGGCGAAAACGTCGGGGTTTTACAAATGGTTATTTAACATCGTACTTTGGAGGACCATTCCCTTTAATCAGCCGCATCGATTAAAAGTGGAGCAGGTAAAGGAAGACACATTACTCATCTCCATTCCTTTCATTCGCAAAAACAAAAACCATATTAATGGAGTTCATGCTTGTGCTTTGGCTACGCTTTGTGAATACATCAGCGGACTGAGTCTGGCGCGCGCGCTTCCACCGGAGCAATACCGGCTAATTCTGAAATCCATACAGATGGAATACCTGTACCAGGGCAAGATGAAAGTAAATGCTGAATTTGGAATTGATCAATCGGAGTTAGCTGCCATTAAAGCTGCATTGGTCACTGAAGATTCCATAGTAAAAACTTATGCTGTTCAGGTATTCGACACCAACCAACATCCTATTTGCACCGGCTCCATTACCTGGCAGATAAAGCCTTGGGGGAAGGTAAAGGTTCAGGCTTAA
- a CDS encoding RES family NAD+ phosphorylase, giving the protein MELFRIAEEKYASDLIASGIAGRWNDDNEFVIYTASSRALGTLEKVIRFQSIHPKVVYKVMVIFIPDNPDFITEVKIGHLPSYWREVSAYPELKAIGTDWYNKRKSLVLKVPSSIITKEFNFLINTEHPDFGVVKLALIGDYFFDERLLSMNSSGAKASKSKTKK; this is encoded by the coding sequence ATGGAGCTTTTTAGAATTGCAGAGGAAAAGTATGCGTCGGATTTAATTGCATCCGGAATAGCAGGGCGGTGGAATGATGATAATGAATTTGTTATTTACACTGCCTCGTCAAGAGCTTTAGGCACACTGGAGAAGGTTATAAGGTTTCAAAGTATTCACCCTAAAGTTGTTTATAAAGTGATGGTGATTTTTATTCCGGATAATCCGGATTTTATAACAGAAGTGAAGATCGGCCATTTGCCATCATATTGGAGAGAAGTTTCCGCCTATCCTGAATTAAAAGCTATTGGAACAGATTGGTATAATAAAAGGAAATCATTGGTTTTGAAAGTCCCTTCTTCAATTATTACCAAGGAATTTAATTTTTTAATTAACACGGAACATCCTGATTTTGGGGTTGTGAAATTAGCTTTGATTGGAGATTATTTTTTTGATGAAAGACTCCTGTCAATGAATTCATCGGGTGCAAAAGCATCAAAAAGTAAAACAAAAAAATAA
- a CDS encoding DUF2384 domain-containing protein, with the protein MTTATAEKILLKEIPNSPLNEDKILKLISSELLDKQSIAFIKRITKFNDQYISDLLKISIRTLRNYTLVGAMLKTKLAKEHWIKILSLYKHGEEVFGEKDLFIEWLNENNYYFDNKPPIYFIDTVAGIKFIDNQLTGMQYGDNA; encoded by the coding sequence ATGACAACAGCAACAGCAGAAAAAATTCTCCTTAAGGAAATACCGAATAGTCCCTTAAATGAAGATAAAATATTAAAACTTATTTCCTCTGAGTTATTGGACAAACAGTCAATTGCCTTTATAAAAAGAATTACAAAATTTAATGACCAATATATTTCAGATTTATTAAAAATTAGTATCCGAACGTTAAGAAATTATACCTTAGTGGGTGCAATGCTTAAAACAAAATTGGCAAAGGAACATTGGATAAAAATTCTTTCACTTTACAAGCATGGAGAAGAAGTTTTTGGTGAAAAGGATTTATTTATTGAATGGCTGAACGAGAACAATTATTATTTTGACAATAAGCCTCCTATATATTTTATAGATACCGTAGCGGGAATTAAATTCATCGATAACCAATTAACGGGTATGCAATACGGTGATAATGCTTAA